In Palaemon carinicauda isolate YSFRI2023 chromosome 28, ASM3689809v2, whole genome shotgun sequence, a single genomic region encodes these proteins:
- the LOC137621731 gene encoding poly(A) polymerase-like, with amino-acid sequence MERWATSVEINWIGSISKAHLDLGQGDTKLLYIVQNILKTENSLATSFTTIEERVSNALTTSFTTIEKRPKIPWLPPSPPSKKSLTNSQITSFTTIKERLSNALTTSFTTIDERLTNFLTTSFTTIEERLTNSLTTSYTTIEETLSNALTTSFTTKQERVTNSLTTSFTAIEKRLTNSLPTSTTIEERLTNSLTIYFTIIKERLSNALNTSFTTNKERRLTP; translated from the exons ATGGAAAG GTGGGCCACCTCAGTGGAGATTAACTGGATCGGAAGCATATCTAAGGCCCATCTGGACCTGGGTCAGGGGGATACTAAGCTTCTATATATTGTTCAAAATATCCT AAAGACTGAAAACTCCCTGGCTACCTCCTTCACTACCATAGAAGAAAGAGTGTCAAATGCCCTGACTACCTCCTTCACCACCATAGAAAAAAGACCGAAAATTCCCTGGCTTCCTCCTTCACCACCATCGAAAAAAAGTCTGACTAATTCCCAGATTACTTCCTTCACCACAATCAAAGAAAGACTGTCAAATGCCCTGACTACCTCCTTCACCACCATAGACGAAAGACTGACCAACTTCCTAACTACCTCCTTCACCACCATCGAAGAGAGACTGACAAACTCCTTGACTACCTCCTACACTACCATCGAAGAAACACTGTCAAATGCCCTGACTACCTCCTTCACCACTAAGCAAGAGAGAGTGACTAACTCCCTAACTACCTCCTTCACAGCCATCGAAAAAAGACTGACAAACTCCTTGCCTACCTCCACCACCATCGAAGAAAGACTGACAAATTCCTTGACTATCTACTTCACCATCATCAAAGAAAGACTATCAAATGCCCTGAATACCTCCTTCACCACCAACAAAGAAAGACGACTAACTCCCTAA